A window from Centropristis striata isolate RG_2023a ecotype Rhode Island chromosome 4, C.striata_1.0, whole genome shotgun sequence encodes these proteins:
- the ift20 gene encoding intraflagellar transport protein 20 homolog, whose product MPHRRTKQSHSAFTVIAAQTGPVAMAKDPLAEAGFYFDELNKLRVLDPDVSQKTSELKEECKEFVDKIGQFQKIVGSLIELVDELAKEAETEKMKAIGARNLLKSVAKQREAQQQQLQALIAEKKMQLERYRIEYDALSKVESEQNEFIDQFILQK is encoded by the exons ATGCCACATCGTCGCACAAAACAGAGCCATTCTGCATTTACGGTGATAGCGGCTCAAACag GCCCTGTGGCCATGGCTAAAGACCCATTAGCCGaggcaggcttttattttgatgaacTCAACAAGCTACGGGTACTGGACCCTGATGTCAGCCAGAAAACCTCAGAGCTCAAGGAAGAGTGTAAAGAATTTGTAGACA AAATTGGCCAGTTTCAGAAGATAGTGGGAAGTCTAATTGAGCTGGTGGATGAATTGGCAAAAGAGGCAGAGACAGAAAAGATGAAG GCAATTGGAGCCAGAAACCTGCTCAAGTCTGTAGCAAAGCAAAGAGAGgcccaacaacagcagcttcaGGCTCTCATAGCTGAGAAGAAAATGCAACTTGAGAG aTATCGTATTGAGTATGACGCCTTGTCCAAAGTGGAGTCAGAGCAAAATGAGTTCATTGACCAGTTTATTCTGCAGAAGTAA